The proteins below are encoded in one region of Taeniopygia guttata chromosome 15, bTaeGut7.mat, whole genome shotgun sequence:
- the SUSD2 gene encoding sushi domain-containing protein 2 isoform X1 — MKKGFSQPSTKTTTISYPESSGQNMKFVGLNVSFFILSTLTALWDAGAQDSCAHRCGELLGTCSCQVTCQSLGICCPDYKEFCLQISPYSGSLLGGKDFLINNTAFDASSGLKCRFKKKIITSGYIDKDGKAHCISPLLYETGFIPFEVSTDDGLTFPYSGTWLSVHHNKVSDEEKCTLVNETKWQYYGTPNTGGNLTLTWTHQTLAATQVNIEVWGYQETGDSYSENWMAEWKYLYTLAREIPNTGKYSFMPVPAKGNYSTWDYGILRIIPNSYSDGQSNIPSIWSSDHALAWHLEKDFRNDPNAWATAKCIEWDRKEDLLPNFIEEIIDCPCTLAQARADTGRFHTDYGCDIEKGSVCTYHPGAVHCVRGIQASPKYGAGQQCCYGSTGTQILTHDSTGGSTPDRGHDWGSPPFLKPPRIPGFSHWLYDVISFYYCCLWSDNCDFYMKRRPSSDCRTYRPPRAASAFGDPHFLTFDGLNFTFNGLGEYTLVESDLTSLRVQGRTQQAHFSNGTGARGTGLSAVAMQENNSDVIEVRYSEDLHLEVLLNQRVLSFSEQTWMDLKGLFLYSTPDQNITVMFSSGSGVEIRGSGGFLTLTILLPEKFMNHTWGLFGVMNGNPEDDYTFRNKTTMSVHASPQQVFEFGASWAIKNGTSLFTYDTEFLLDSFFYGDKHNASFLPVFSPHEDPADPLLEEMASRCGSDPFCRFDVLTTRSLQVGSSTRLSHQKHKLLVEHLEPVISCGWLDHPTNGRKNATNYLLGSVINFTCNEGYELTGSQERTCQASGAWSGDTPQCSPVTAIKQVIVIGSIFGIVGLAVLGRLGYLCRKESVHR; from the exons GAGCTCAAGACTCTTGTGCACACCGATGTGGGGAGCTGCTTGGTACCTGTTCTTGCCAGGTGACATGCCAGTCCTTGGGGATATGCTGTCCTGATTATAAAGAATTTTGTCTTCAAATTTCTCCATACTCAGGATCTCTTTTGGGAGGCAAAGACTTTTTGATTAACAACACAGCATTTGATGCCTCTTCTGGGCTAAAATGCAG attcaagaagaaaatcatAACCAGTGGCTATATTGACAAGGATGGAAAAGCCCACTGCATCTCCCCATTGCTTTATGAGACTGGTTTCATCCCTTTTGAAGTTTCTACAGATGATGGGTTAACATTTCCCTACTCTGGAACTTGGTTATCAG TACATCACAACAAAGTTTCAGATGAAGAAAAATGCACATTGGTAAATGAGACAAAATGGCAATACTATGGCACCCCCAACACTGGTGGAAACTTAACTCTTACCTGGACACACCAGACACTTGCAGCCACCCAGGTCAACATAGAAGTCTGGGGATACCAGGAAACAG GTGACAGTTATTCAGAAAACTGGATGGCTGAATGGAAATACCTTTATACTTTGGCAAGAGAAATCCCCAATACAGGGAAATATTCTTTCATGCCTGTACCTGCCAAAGGAAATTACAGTACATGGGACTATGGAATTTTGAGAATTATACCCAACAGCTATTCTGATGGGCAGAG CAACATTCCATCAATCTGGAGCTCAGACCATGCATTGGCTTGGCACCTTGAGAAAGACTTCAGAAATGACCCAAATGCATGGGCAACTGCAAAATGTATTGAATGGGACAGAAAGGAGGACTTGCTGCCAAACTTCATTGAAGAAATTATAGACTGCCCTTGCACCTTGGCACAGGCAAGAGCTGACACTGGCAGGTTCCAT ACAGATTATGGCTGTGACATTGAAAAGGGGAGCGTGTGTACTTATCATCCTGGTGCTGTGCATTGTGTAAGAGGCATTCAAGCCAG TCCCAAGTATGGGGCtggacagcagtgctgctatGGCTCCACGGGAACCCAAATCCTCACGCACGACTCCACCGGAGGCAGCACACCTGATCGAGGACACGACTGGGGTTCACCACCTTTCTTGAAGCCTCCCCGGATACCTGGCTTTTCCCATTGGCTTTATGATGTTATCAGCTTCTATTACTGCTGCCTGTGGTCTGATAATTGCGACTTCTATATGAAAAGGCGGCCCTCTAGTGACTGCAGGACGTACCGCCCGCCCCGAGCTG catctGCTTTTGGGGATCCTCATTTCCTTACATTTGATGGTCTGAACTTCACCTTCAATGGCCTAGGAGAATATACATTGGTGGAGTCTGATCTCACATCCCTGAGAGTGCAAGGGAGGACACAGCAGGCACACTTTTCCAATG GAACTGGGGCTCGGGGGACAGGCTTGTCTGCAGTGGCCATGCAGGAGAACAATTCTGATGTGATTGAAGTGCGCTACTCCGAGGATTTGCATCTGGAGGTGCTCTTGAACCAGAGGGTTCTCAGCTTCTCTGAACAAACTTGGATGGACTTGAAAG GTCTCTTTCTCTATTCTACACCTGATCAGAACATCACAGTGATGTTCTCTTCTGGGTCTGGAGTGGAAATAAGGGGAAGTGGAGGATTTCTGACCCTGACAATTCTGCTCCCAGAGAAGTTTATGAATCACACATGGGGTCTCTTTGGGGTAATGAATGGCAATCCAGAGGATGATTACACCTTCAGGAATAAAACCACCATGTCAGTTCATGCAAGTCCCCAGCAGGTGTTTGAGTTTGGAGCTAGCT GGGCTATTAAAAATGGAACCTCTCTCTTTACTTATGACACGGAGTTCTTACTGGACAGTTTCTTTTATGGGGACAAGCACAATGCTTCTTTTCTGCCCGTGTTCTCCCCTCATGAAGACCCTGCTGATCCCCTGCTAGAAGAGATGGCCTCACGCTGTGGCTCTGACCCATTCTGCAGATTCGACGTCCTGACAACAAGAAGCCTCCAAGTGGGAAGTTCCACAAGACTTTCCCATCAGAAACACAAGCTGCTGGTAGAACATCTAGAGCCAG TGATTTCTTGTGGCTGGCTGGATCACCCAACCAATGGAAGAAAGAATGCTACTAACTACCTGCTGGGCTCAGTCATCAATTTCACCTGCAATGAGGGTTATGAACTCACGGGCTCACAGGAAAGAACTTGCCAAGCATCAGGAGCCTGGTCAGGAGACACaccccagtgcagcccagtAACAG CTATCAAACAAGTAATTGTTATTGGCAGTATATTTGGAATAGTCGGCCTTGCAGTCCTGGGACGTCTGGGTTATTTATGCAGAAAGGAGAG TGTCCACAGGTAA
- the SUSD2 gene encoding sushi domain-containing protein 2 isoform X2, whose product MKKGAQDSCAHRCGELLGTCSCQVTCQSLGICCPDYKEFCLQISPYSGSLLGGKDFLINNTAFDASSGLKCRFKKKIITSGYIDKDGKAHCISPLLYETGFIPFEVSTDDGLTFPYSGTWLSVHHNKVSDEEKCTLVNETKWQYYGTPNTGGNLTLTWTHQTLAATQVNIEVWGYQETGDSYSENWMAEWKYLYTLAREIPNTGKYSFMPVPAKGNYSTWDYGILRIIPNSYSDGQSNIPSIWSSDHALAWHLEKDFRNDPNAWATAKCIEWDRKEDLLPNFIEEIIDCPCTLAQARADTGRFHTDYGCDIEKGSVCTYHPGAVHCVRGIQASPKYGAGQQCCYGSTGTQILTHDSTGGSTPDRGHDWGSPPFLKPPRIPGFSHWLYDVISFYYCCLWSDNCDFYMKRRPSSDCRTYRPPRAASAFGDPHFLTFDGLNFTFNGLGEYTLVESDLTSLRVQGRTQQAHFSNGTGARGTGLSAVAMQENNSDVIEVRYSEDLHLEVLLNQRVLSFSEQTWMDLKGLFLYSTPDQNITVMFSSGSGVEIRGSGGFLTLTILLPEKFMNHTWGLFGVMNGNPEDDYTFRNKTTMSVHASPQQVFEFGASWAIKNGTSLFTYDTEFLLDSFFYGDKHNASFLPVFSPHEDPADPLLEEMASRCGSDPFCRFDVLTTRSLQVGSSTRLSHQKHKLLVEHLEPVISCGWLDHPTNGRKNATNYLLGSVINFTCNEGYELTGSQERTCQASGAWSGDTPQCSPVTAIKQVIVIGSIFGIVGLAVLGRLGYLCRKESVHR is encoded by the exons GAGCTCAAGACTCTTGTGCACACCGATGTGGGGAGCTGCTTGGTACCTGTTCTTGCCAGGTGACATGCCAGTCCTTGGGGATATGCTGTCCTGATTATAAAGAATTTTGTCTTCAAATTTCTCCATACTCAGGATCTCTTTTGGGAGGCAAAGACTTTTTGATTAACAACACAGCATTTGATGCCTCTTCTGGGCTAAAATGCAG attcaagaagaaaatcatAACCAGTGGCTATATTGACAAGGATGGAAAAGCCCACTGCATCTCCCCATTGCTTTATGAGACTGGTTTCATCCCTTTTGAAGTTTCTACAGATGATGGGTTAACATTTCCCTACTCTGGAACTTGGTTATCAG TACATCACAACAAAGTTTCAGATGAAGAAAAATGCACATTGGTAAATGAGACAAAATGGCAATACTATGGCACCCCCAACACTGGTGGAAACTTAACTCTTACCTGGACACACCAGACACTTGCAGCCACCCAGGTCAACATAGAAGTCTGGGGATACCAGGAAACAG GTGACAGTTATTCAGAAAACTGGATGGCTGAATGGAAATACCTTTATACTTTGGCAAGAGAAATCCCCAATACAGGGAAATATTCTTTCATGCCTGTACCTGCCAAAGGAAATTACAGTACATGGGACTATGGAATTTTGAGAATTATACCCAACAGCTATTCTGATGGGCAGAG CAACATTCCATCAATCTGGAGCTCAGACCATGCATTGGCTTGGCACCTTGAGAAAGACTTCAGAAATGACCCAAATGCATGGGCAACTGCAAAATGTATTGAATGGGACAGAAAGGAGGACTTGCTGCCAAACTTCATTGAAGAAATTATAGACTGCCCTTGCACCTTGGCACAGGCAAGAGCTGACACTGGCAGGTTCCAT ACAGATTATGGCTGTGACATTGAAAAGGGGAGCGTGTGTACTTATCATCCTGGTGCTGTGCATTGTGTAAGAGGCATTCAAGCCAG TCCCAAGTATGGGGCtggacagcagtgctgctatGGCTCCACGGGAACCCAAATCCTCACGCACGACTCCACCGGAGGCAGCACACCTGATCGAGGACACGACTGGGGTTCACCACCTTTCTTGAAGCCTCCCCGGATACCTGGCTTTTCCCATTGGCTTTATGATGTTATCAGCTTCTATTACTGCTGCCTGTGGTCTGATAATTGCGACTTCTATATGAAAAGGCGGCCCTCTAGTGACTGCAGGACGTACCGCCCGCCCCGAGCTG catctGCTTTTGGGGATCCTCATTTCCTTACATTTGATGGTCTGAACTTCACCTTCAATGGCCTAGGAGAATATACATTGGTGGAGTCTGATCTCACATCCCTGAGAGTGCAAGGGAGGACACAGCAGGCACACTTTTCCAATG GAACTGGGGCTCGGGGGACAGGCTTGTCTGCAGTGGCCATGCAGGAGAACAATTCTGATGTGATTGAAGTGCGCTACTCCGAGGATTTGCATCTGGAGGTGCTCTTGAACCAGAGGGTTCTCAGCTTCTCTGAACAAACTTGGATGGACTTGAAAG GTCTCTTTCTCTATTCTACACCTGATCAGAACATCACAGTGATGTTCTCTTCTGGGTCTGGAGTGGAAATAAGGGGAAGTGGAGGATTTCTGACCCTGACAATTCTGCTCCCAGAGAAGTTTATGAATCACACATGGGGTCTCTTTGGGGTAATGAATGGCAATCCAGAGGATGATTACACCTTCAGGAATAAAACCACCATGTCAGTTCATGCAAGTCCCCAGCAGGTGTTTGAGTTTGGAGCTAGCT GGGCTATTAAAAATGGAACCTCTCTCTTTACTTATGACACGGAGTTCTTACTGGACAGTTTCTTTTATGGGGACAAGCACAATGCTTCTTTTCTGCCCGTGTTCTCCCCTCATGAAGACCCTGCTGATCCCCTGCTAGAAGAGATGGCCTCACGCTGTGGCTCTGACCCATTCTGCAGATTCGACGTCCTGACAACAAGAAGCCTCCAAGTGGGAAGTTCCACAAGACTTTCCCATCAGAAACACAAGCTGCTGGTAGAACATCTAGAGCCAG TGATTTCTTGTGGCTGGCTGGATCACCCAACCAATGGAAGAAAGAATGCTACTAACTACCTGCTGGGCTCAGTCATCAATTTCACCTGCAATGAGGGTTATGAACTCACGGGCTCACAGGAAAGAACTTGCCAAGCATCAGGAGCCTGGTCAGGAGACACaccccagtgcagcccagtAACAG CTATCAAACAAGTAATTGTTATTGGCAGTATATTTGGAATAGTCGGCCTTGCAGTCCTGGGACGTCTGGGTTATTTATGCAGAAAGGAGAG TGTCCACAGGTAA
- the KREMEN1 gene encoding kremen protein 1, with product MEPPALAAVLAFSGLALSCCREPVLSECYTANGADYRGTQNQTSQNAGKPCLFWNETFEHPYNTVKYPNGEGGLGEHNYCRNPDGDVSPWCYIAEHEDGIYWKYCEIPSCRMPGNLGCYKDHGEPPPLTGTSETSNKLTIQTCISSCRSQQFKFAGMESGYACFCGNNPDYWRYGEAASTECNSVCFGDHTQPCGGDGRVILFDTLIGACGGNYTSATAVIYSPDFPDTYGTGKVCYWTIQVPGASQIHFTFVLFEIKDATDMVELLDGYTYHVLARFNGKNKPPHTFNISLDFVILYFFSDDINQAQGFAIRYRAVKDNVHQNKIPVNHTLPERINEQANLSINAARSSKILYVITTSPSHPTSSMPEWTIYSLTALLILSATAIIAKILLHVTMRSHQIPAAAETEDCSDVTTAGEIWSIFYQPSTSISIFKKKLRNQQDDCNPLVGN from the exons ATGGAGCCTCCCGCCCTCGCCGCCGTCCTGGCCTTCTCCGGGCTGGCGCTGAGCTGCTGCCGGGAGCCCGTCCTGTCCG aATGCTATACAGCAAATGGGGCTGACTACCGTGGCACTCAGAACCAGACCTCCCAAAATGCAGGGAAACCGTGTCTTTTTTGGAATGAGACCTTTGAGCATCCTTATAATACTGTGAAATATCCCAATGGGGAGGGAGGGCTTGGAGAGCATAACTACTGCAG aaacCCCGATGGGGATGTCAGCCCATGGTGCTATATTGCAGAACATGAAGATGGAATATACTGGAAATACTGTGAGATTCCATCCTGCCGAA TGCCAGGAAATCTGGGCTGTTACAAGGACCACGGGGAGCCACCACCTCTGACTGGCACCAGCGAGACCTCCAATAAACTCACAATCCAGACGTGCATCAGCTCCTGCCGCAGCCAGCAGTTCAAG TTTGCAGGCATGGAATCAGGTTATGCTTGCTTCTGTGGAAATAATCCTGACTACTGGAGATACGGGGAGGCAGCCAGTACGGAATGCAACAGTGTTTGCTTTGGAGACCACACTCAGCCCTGCGGTGGGGACGGCAGAGTCATTCTTTTTGACA CCCTTATTGGTGCCTGTGGAGGGAATTACACTTCTGCTACAGCTGTGATCTATTCTCCAGATTTTCCTGACACGTATGGCACAGGCAAAGTCTGTTATTGGACCATACAAGTTCCAGGAGCATCTCAAATCCACTTCACCTTTGTTCTTTTTGAAATCAAAGATGCTACAGATATGGTGGAATTGCTGGATGGTTACACCTACCACGTTCTAGCTCGTTTTAATGGCAAGAACAAGCCTCCTCACACCTTTAACATCTCTTTGGATTTTGTCATTTTGTACTTTTTCTCAGATGACATCAATCAAGCCCAGGGATTTGCTATCAGGTATAGAG CTGTGAAGGACAATGTGCATCAAAACAAGATCCCAGTGAATCACACCCTTCCAGAGAGGATAAATGAACAAGCAAATCTCAGCATCAACGCAGCCCGGTCATCAAAGATACTCTATGTCATCACAACCAGCCCAAGTCATCCAACCAGCTCCATGCCTG AATGGACAATATACAGtctcacagcactgctcatccTAAGTGCTACAGCCATAATAGCAAAGATACTTCTGCATGTTACCATGAG gtcccaccagattccagctgcagctgaaacAGAGGATTGCAGTGATGTCACTACTGCTGGGGAGATCTGGAGTATATTTTACCAACCATCCACATCAATATCCATCTTCAAGAAAAAGCTTCGAAATCAACAAGATGATTGCAACCCACTGGTGGGAAACTGA